Below is a window of Halomicrobium mukohataei DSM 12286 DNA.
AGAGCGACGTGCGAGCGGCCGGCGAAGACGCGGCGTCCGCGGACGACGCCGAGGTCGAATCCGCCGTCAGCCGTGTCGACGACGGTGACGGCAGCGGCGTGAAGTCGGCCGTCAGACGGGTCGACGACGGCGACGAGGCCGACGACGAGCCAGTCGTGAACTCGGCCGTTGCCGCTGTCGACAGCGACGCCGAGCGGGACCGCTCGCTCGCGACACCGGCGACCCGCAAGCTCGCGAGCGACCTCGGGGTCGACATCGATGCCGTCCCGACCGACGAGAGCCGCGACGGCGAGCCCTACGTCGACGAGGCGGCGGTCCGGGCCTTCGCCGCGTCGGCCGACGAGACCGAGCGAGAGCGAGCCGCTGGGTCCACGGGACGGGCCGGGGAGCCGTCGACCGCGGACGGTGCGAGCGGTGAAGCCGCGAGCGCCGAGGGCCAACGCCGCGAGCCCTACCAGGGAGTTCGGCGGACGATCGGCCAGCGGATGGCCGAGTCCCGCCGGGAGATCCCACACGCGACCCACCACGACCGGGCCGTCGTCGCGGGACTGGTCGACGCCCACGAGCGCCTCGAACCGCTGGCCGAGGAGCGCGGCGTGGACCTGACCTACACCCCGCTGCTGCTGAAGTGCGTTGCCGCGGCGCTCCGGGAGCATCCGATCCTGAACAGCGAACTCGACGCGGAAGCCGAGGAGATCGTCTACCACGACCGGGTCGACCTCGGCGTCGCCGCGGCGACCGACCACGGCCTCGTCGTCCCCGTCGTCGAGCGCGTCGACGAGAAGGGACTGCTGGCCATCGCCCGCGAAGTGAACGACCTCGTCGCCCGCGCACGCGACCGCGACCTCGCCCGCGAGGAGATGCAGGGCGGGACCTTCACCGTCACCAACTTCGGCGCGATCGGCGGCGAGTACGCCGACCCGATCATCAACGCACCCCAGACGGCGATTCTCGGAACGGGCGCGCTGAAAGAGCGGCCGGTCGCAGAGGACGGGGAGACGCGAGCACAGCGAGGGTCTCCGAACGGCGAGCGGGGAGCACAGCGACCCGCGAGCGGCGAGGTCGTCGCGAGGGCGACCCTCCCGCTGTCGCTCGCGATCGACCACCGCGTGATCGACGGGGCCGACGCTGCCCGCTTCGTCAACACGCTCAAGGAGTACCTCGCCGAGCCCAGTCTGCTGTTGCTGGAGTGAAGACAATTCGATCGGCGGACTCTCTCAGAGTCGCTGTCTGCTCGCGCGCATTTCGAGTCTTCGAGAGATGGAACCTTCGCAAACGTAGATCTCAAGACGAGATACGACGCATCTCTTCGATATAACATCAACAAGAGTATCGACTTTAGCTGGTAAATAGAGCGACAAATCACTATTTTTTATTATAAATAATTATATGAATATTTTTATTATTTGTCGTATTACGTACTGGCAATAGAATAATTGGAAATAGTCTTTAGAGAGCGAGAATAATAGAATATGGGCAGACAGACAAAGAAGTCATCACAAATACGTATGAGAGAATTCGCTACCACCCGCCGTGAGATGATTCACAGCGGGTGCTCGTTGACTGGAGCCCTTCTCGGAACAGAAACTGTATCGTCTGCCCCGGGAGGCGATGAGTGGCAGGAGTTCGGTTTCGATACAGCTAACAGCGGTAACGGCCGGGAGAACCGAGGGCCGTCTACGGACATCGGAACCAGTTGGTCGTTCCAAACAGACGACCAGATCACGTCGTCTCCCGCGGTCGTCGACGGGACCGTCTTCGTCGGCAGTCACGACGGAGCCCTCTACGCATTCGATGAGACAGACGGGACACTCGTTTGGCAGTTCGAAATGACCGAGCGCGTCCTCTCTTCGCCAGCCGTCGTCGACGGGACTGTCTTCGTCGGTAGCAACGGTCCAGACCGCGCCGTGTACGCCCTCGATACGGAGACGGGCGACGAGGTGTGGAACTACGAGGCGTCGAACTGGATTACAGCGTCGCCGACGGTGGTCGACGGTCACGTCTACGTCGTCGACGACAACCAATGGGTGTACGCAATCGACGCTGCCGACGGATCGGAGCGATGGACCTTCGCCGGGACCGATTCGGTCCAACCACCACTCAAGACTGCCGGCGTGGCTGTCGCCAACGAGACGGTGTACTTCGGCAGTCGGGACAGCACCGTGTACGCACTCGACGCGAACGATGGAACAGAACGGTGGTCGTCGTCGACCGACGGTCAGATCGGGTCTCCGCCAGCCGTTGTAGATGGGTCGGTGTACGTGGGCAGCGACGACAATCACGTGTATGCCTTCGACGCCGAAGACGGACGTGAGCGCTGGCGATACGAAACCGGCTACTGGGTGGAAGCGTCACCTGCCGTCGTCGATGGAACGGTGTACGTCGGCAGCTTCGACGGAACGCTGTACGCCCTCTCGGCTGCCGACGGAACTGTCGAGTGGACGCGAAACGTCGGTGACGAGCTGGAATCGTCGCCGGCTGTGGTCGATGGCACGGTCTTCGTTGGCTCCGACGACACGAAACTCCACGCGATTGACGCCGAGAACGGAACCCATCGCTGGGCGTTCCGAACCGGCGGACGCGTCGAGTCTTCCCCCGCAGTAGTAAACGAACGGGTCTATGTCGGAAGCAACGACGGAAACGTCTACGCGCTCAGTGGCGATGCACGGTCTGACTCGTCGATACCGGAACTGTCGATACGGAATCTGGGGATCGCTTCGGCCGCTGGCCTGCTCGGCGTGGGGTACCTCCTGCGTAGTCTAAAAACGGATACCGCTGAGACTGACACCAGCAACAGCGAGTAGACAGAGATCGACGTCGTCGAAGCTTGCTGGCTGGACTAATACTACCGGCTGTAAATCTGTCACAGATTTCGCCACCCCGGGGTGGCGAATATCTGAACGAAGTTACAGCCGGCAGTATAAATCAAGGGATACCGATCATCAACGTCCGACAAACCGCCATTCTCGGAACGGGCGCGCTGAAAGAGCGGCCGGTCGCAGAGGACGGGGAGACGCGAGCACAGCGAGGGTCTCCGAACGGCGAGCGGGGACCACAGCGACCCGCGAGCGGCGAAGTCGTCGCGAGGGCGACCCTCCCGCTGTCGCTCGCGATCGACCTCAGCACGACGAGTCAACATGCGCTGTCGGGCGAACTGGCAGTCGAGGACGCCCCGGCACCCGGCGACTGATCGACCCGAAGACATTCCTCGGTGACACCCCACGGACCGACAATGACAGTGTCCCCGGCAATCGCCACGGACGGACTGAGCAAGCGGTACGGCTCGACGACGGCCGTCGCCGACCTCGATCTGACGGTCCCCTCCGGCGTCGTGTACGGCTTTCTCGGCCCCAACGGCGCGGGCAAGACGACGACGATGCGGATGCTGACCGGACTGGTCGAACCGAGCGAGGGGACGGCCACGGTCGCTGGCGTCCCGAGCGACGACCGCCGACAGCTCGTCGACCGGATCGGTCTGTTACCGGAGGAGCCGCCGCTGTACGAGGAACTGACCGGGCGGGAACAGCTGGAGTTTGCCGCCGACCTCCGTCGCGTTCCCTTCGAGCAGATCGCCGATCGAGCGCTGGGGCTGTGCGACCGACTGGGGCTGGGCGAGGACCTCGATCGCCGCGTCGACGGCTACTCGAAGGGGATGCGCCAGAAGACCGCCTTCGTCCAGGCCGTCCAGCACGATCCGAGCGTCGTCTTCCTCGACGAGCCCACCTCCGGGCTCGACCCCCGCGCGGCCAAGACCCTGCGGGAGCTGATCGTCGAGCTCGCGGCCGACGACACCACCGTCTTCCTCTCGACGCACATCCTCCCGGTCGTCGAGGAGATCGCCGATCGGGTGGGCGTCCTCCACGACGGCCGCCTCGTCGCGGAGGGACCGCCGGGAGAGCTGATCGGATCGGTCGAGACGGAGGGGGGCGCGGACCTCGAAGACGCCTTCCTCGCGCTGACCGGCGACGCCAGCGAGGCCTATGCGACGGAGTGACCTGCGGGACGGCGCGGTGCTTGCACGCACCGAACTGCGGGCGCAGGTGCGCCGAATCGCGGGCAACCGCCGCCAGCTGGTCGGCGTCGTCGTCGGACTGCTCTCCTTTGGCCTGTTCTTCCCGCTGACCTTCCTGTCGCAGGTGCTCACCTTCGCCGAGGGGCTCGCAAGCGGGGCTCCGCCGCTGGCTCGCTTCGGGACGATCCTCGTGAGTGTCCTCACAGTCGGAGTGTACTTCGGGGCCGCGACGGCGATCAACCAGACCCGCGTGGGGGCGATCGGCCCGCTCGTGCGCACGTCGATCCCGCCGGAGGGGGTCGTCATCGGACGATTCGCCAGCGAGACCCTCCAGGCGACGGCCTTCGCCGTCGTTCCGGGGGTCGTCCTGCTGGTCGTGCTGGTGGTCGGCGCTGGGACGCCCCTGCCCGCACTGCTCGTGCTCGCCGCCAGCCTCCCGCTGCTGGTGGCCGGTCTCGTCGCCGGGCGGACGATCGGCGCGACGGTCCGCTATCTCGGCTTGCTCTCGCGACTCTCGGCGTGGGGGAAGGCGGTCGTCCTCGTCGTCCTCGCCGGCACCGCCTTCGTCGGACTCCAGACGGCCATCCCGGCGGTGATGGGCGACGACGGCGCGCCGTCGGTGTCGGCGCTGCTCCCCGGACAGCCGCTCCAGGCCTACGCCAGCGTCGTCGCCGCACCGCTGGGCGCGACACCGCGACCGCTGGGCGTGGCAGTGGCCGCGGTGGTGCTGGCCGCGGTTCCGGTCGGGCTGGCGGCGGCGCTGCGCATCGAGAGCGCGCTGCTGTTCGACGACCGCGGCGACCAGTCGGGCGACCAGCGGACGACGAGCCGATCGGTGCCCCGCGTGCTCGCGGCGACGCCCGCGACGCGCATCGCCTGGCGATACCTCCTGCGGACGCGCCGGAATCCGAAGCTCGTCTCGCACCTCTCGATGGTGCTTTTCGGCGCGCTCGCCTTCGCGGGGAGCCTCGTCAGCCAGCCGGAGCTGCTGATGGACCTGGGCCCCGGGGCCGCCGTCGTCGCCGGGAGCGTCCTCGCGGGCGCGACTTTCTGTCTGAATCCGATGGGCGACGACCGCGAGCAGCTCCCGCTGTTGCTGACGAGCACGGCCTCGACGAGACACCTCCTGCGGGGTCGAGTGGTGGGCGGACTGGTCGTCGGCGGGACCGTGGCACTGGGCGTCGGGCTCCCGCTGGGACTGGTGAGCGATCCACCCCTGCGCGTGCTCGGACGGACGCTCCTGACGCCCGTGGTCCTGCTCGCGGCGGCCGGGACGGCGCTCGGCGTCGGGGCCGTCGTCCCGAAGTTCGAGCGCAGCGAGTACATGAACGTCGAGCGCGCCCACCCCTCGACGCTCGGGACGCTCACCTACTTCTTCGGGACGCTGGTAGTGGTGGGCATCGGCCTCGCGCTCGTCTGGCTCTCGGTCGACGGGGGCGGTGGCCCGCTGCTGGTCGGGGCCTGGATCGTCTATCTGGCCGTCCTCGCGGCGACCGGCGTCGGCGGCTACCGCTACGCCGTCGGGAAGTTCGATCGGCTGACGATAGACGACGTCTAGTCGCCGGACGGCCCCGACTCGTCGGTGGCGTCGCCGGGACGGTCGTAGGCACCCCGAGCGGCGAGTCGGGCGCGCTCGCGGACGATCGCTGGCGTCCGGCACCGACCCGGCTCGCCGGCCACCTGCGGGACGGTACAGTTGTTGCAACTGGCACACAGCGCGTCCGCACCGGCGAGCAGGCGCGCGCCGAGTCGCGGCTCGGCGTAGAACGGCCGCCCCATCCCGACCAGATCCGCGGCCGGCGGCCGGTCGGCCCCACCGAGCAGTCGGTCACAGGTCGCTCGCTCGCGGATCCCGCCCTCGCACAGCACGGGCGCGTCGACCCGTTCACGGACCGCTCGACAGAGGTCGGCGTTCCAGCCGGGCTCGCGGTCGAACTGTCGGGCCTGCAAGCGGTTGAGGAGCGAAACGGCGCGGGCTCGAAGCGGGCCGCCAAAGGCCGCCGCGTACTCCCCTCGCAGGTCCGCTGCCGACCACGCCCGGTCGGGATAGGCCCCACGGACGATGCTCATGTCCCAGAACGTCGACACCGCGACCGGGACCACGGCGTCGTAGCCCGCCGCGACGAGATCGCTCGCGAGGCCGACGGCGTCGTCGAACGAGAGGTGTCGGCGGACGAAGGCCGGCGCGGCGGTCTCGGCCGGCACCTTCGTCACCAGCGCCACGTCGTCGGCGTGCTCGCGGACGGCGTCGTGGATCGCTTCGAGGAACCGCCGCCCGCCCGCCGCCGGCTCGCCGGGGTCGGGACCGAACTCGTCGTCTCGCCGATTGAAGAGGGGCGAACAGAACTGCTGGAGCAGGCTCATGTTCGCCCCCGAGAGGTGGATGCCGTCGTAGCCGGCGTCGGCGGCGTACCCCGCAACGCGGCCGAACTGGGCGGCCAGCTCGTACACCTCGCTGGTGTCGAGGACGCGCGGAGAGAGGTCGATCAGCCCCGCGCGGTCGAGGACCCGGAGCTGCCACGGCGGACGCGAGACGGCCAGTTGTTCGAGCTGTGGATTCTGGCTGCGGTAGCCGGCGTGCCACACCGCCATGCTGCGCAGCCCGCCCTGTGCGAGCTGGAGGAAGATCCGGCCGCCGTGGTCGTGGATCGCGCCGGTGAGCCGTTCGAGCCCGGCGACGAACTCGGGGTCGTGGACCCGCGTCATGTTCGGCGCGGCACAGCCGCCCTCTCCGGTGACGACCGACGCGCCCTGGAAGACGAGGCCGACGCCCGAGGCGGCGGTCGGTTCGAGTTCGTCGATCAGGGTCTCGACCGCGCCTTCGCCGTTGCCGGCACACTCCAGCAGCGGCGCACGATACAGTCTGTTGGGCACGGTGACGCCGCCGATGTCGACCGGCTCGTCGAGGCGCGCCATCGTCCGGTCGTCGGACCGAACGATCGTAAGTGTGCGGGTCGTTGGCAGTCGTCCCGGAAGCGGTCGGAGCCGTCGGGAGGGCCACGCGCGGCCGAACCAGCTACTCATTTAGTCCCCGGGATTCATGGGGTCAACAAGAACGATGTCAGACAGTTCGAGCGGGTACGATCCGAGCGCGATCGAACCCAAGTGGCAGGCCGAGTGGGACGACGCCGAGGTGTTCCGGACCCCCGACAGCGCCGAGGACGTGGAGTACGTCCTGGCGATGTTCCCCTACACCTCCGGCAACCTCCACATGGGTCACGTCCGCAACTACACGATCACGGACGCCTACTCCCGGTACAGGCGCATGCAGGGCGAGGACGTGCTCCACCCGATGGGGTGGGACTCGTTCGGACTGCCCGCCGAGAACGCCGCCGAAGAGCGGGACACGAGCCCCGAGGAGTGGACCCGCAAGTGCATCGAGTCGATGAAGGCCCAGATGAGCGAGATGGGCTTTGGCTACGACTGGGACCGGGAGGTCACGACCTGCGATCCGGAGTACTACCGGTGGAACCAGTGGCTGTTCAAGCGCTTCCACGAGGAGGGCCTCGTCGAGCGCAAGGGGTCGGAGGTCAACTGGTGTCCCTCCTGTGAGACGGTGCTTGCAGACGAGCAGGTCGAGGGCGAGGCAGAGCTGTGCTGGCGCTGTGACACGCCCGTCACCCAGCGCGACCTCGACCAGTGGTTCCTGACGATCACCGACTACGCCGACGAGCTGGTCGACGACATCGACGAGCTGGCGGGGTGGCCCGAGAGCGTGCGAGCGATGCAGCGAGACTGGATCGGCCGCCAGCACGGCGCGCGAGTCCCCTTCGAGGTGGAGGGGTACGGCGAGGTCGAGATCTTCACGACGCGGCTGGACACGATCCACGGGGCGACCTTCTTCGCGGTGGCTCCGGACAGCGAGATCGCACAGGATCTCGCAAAAGAGGACGAGGACGTGGCCCACTTCGTCGAGGAGGTCGCCGACCCCGACGGCGACGAGCCAAACGGCGTCGCCACCGACCTGACGGCGACCAACCCCGCGACGGGCGAGGACATCCCCGTCTTCGTCGCGGACTTCGTCCTCTCGGACGTGGGGACGGGCGCGCTGATGGC
It encodes the following:
- a CDS encoding 2-oxo acid dehydrogenase subunit E2 — its product is MFEFELPDLGEGVAEGEILAWHVEPGDRVEEDQVLAEVETDKAAVDVPSPVAGVVRELHYEPGDMVETGAVVVSIATDEADDETDDETDEEAATTAVTDESADSEPSATGGRVFAPPNVRRLARELGVEITAVDGSGPSGRITESDVRAAGEDAASADDAEVESAVSRVDDGDGSGVKSAVRRVDDGDEADDEPVVNSAVAAVDSDAERDRSLATPATRKLASDLGVDIDAVPTDESRDGEPYVDEAAVRAFAASADETERERAAGSTGRAGEPSTADGASGEAASAEGQRREPYQGVRRTIGQRMAESRREIPHATHHDRAVVAGLVDAHERLEPLAEERGVDLTYTPLLLKCVAAALREHPILNSELDAEAEEIVYHDRVDLGVAAATDHGLVVPVVERVDEKGLLAIAREVNDLVARARDRDLAREEMQGGTFTVTNFGAIGGEYADPIINAPQTAILGTGALKERPVAEDGETRAQRGSPNGERGAQRPASGEVVARATLPLSLAIDHRVIDGADAARFVNTLKEYLAEPSLLLLE
- a CDS encoding ABC transporter ATP-binding protein, coding for MTVSPAIATDGLSKRYGSTTAVADLDLTVPSGVVYGFLGPNGAGKTTTMRMLTGLVEPSEGTATVAGVPSDDRRQLVDRIGLLPEEPPLYEELTGREQLEFAADLRRVPFEQIADRALGLCDRLGLGEDLDRRVDGYSKGMRQKTAFVQAVQHDPSVVFLDEPTSGLDPRAAKTLRELIVELAADDTTVFLSTHILPVVEEIADRVGVLHDGRLVAEGPPGELIGSVETEGGADLEDAFLALTGDASEAYATE
- a CDS encoding outer membrane protein assembly factor BamB family protein, yielding MIHSGCSLTGALLGTETVSSAPGGDEWQEFGFDTANSGNGRENRGPSTDIGTSWSFQTDDQITSSPAVVDGTVFVGSHDGALYAFDETDGTLVWQFEMTERVLSSPAVVDGTVFVGSNGPDRAVYALDTETGDEVWNYEASNWITASPTVVDGHVYVVDDNQWVYAIDAADGSERWTFAGTDSVQPPLKTAGVAVANETVYFGSRDSTVYALDANDGTERWSSSTDGQIGSPPAVVDGSVYVGSDDNHVYAFDAEDGRERWRYETGYWVEASPAVVDGTVYVGSFDGTLYALSAADGTVEWTRNVGDELESSPAVVDGTVFVGSDDTKLHAIDAENGTHRWAFRTGGRVESSPAVVNERVYVGSNDGNVYALSGDARSDSSIPELSIRNLGIASAAGLLGVGYLLRSLKTDTAETDTSNSE
- a CDS encoding oxidoreductase, which gives rise to MARLDEPVDIGGVTVPNRLYRAPLLECAGNGEGAVETLIDELEPTAASGVGLVFQGASVVTGEGGCAAPNMTRVHDPEFVAGLERLTGAIHDHGGRIFLQLAQGGLRSMAVWHAGYRSQNPQLEQLAVSRPPWQLRVLDRAGLIDLSPRVLDTSEVYELAAQFGRVAGYAADAGYDGIHLSGANMSLLQQFCSPLFNRRDDEFGPDPGEPAAGGRRFLEAIHDAVREHADDVALVTKVPAETAAPAFVRRHLSFDDAVGLASDLVAAGYDAVVPVAVSTFWDMSIVRGAYPDRAWSAADLRGEYAAAFGGPLRARAVSLLNRLQARQFDREPGWNADLCRAVRERVDAPVLCEGGIRERATCDRLLGGADRPPAADLVGMGRPFYAEPRLGARLLAGADALCASCNNCTVPQVAGEPGRCRTPAIVRERARLAARGAYDRPGDATDESGPSGD